The Streptomyces pactum genome contains a region encoding:
- a CDS encoding DUF5719 family protein, with amino-acid sequence MKRTTLSLFAGVTALAAITGFAAVSTPEATGADTSQPAARLPVERTSLLCPAPSTSDLAETTYTSFTPVTKGAEEKGGAALAAGTAKGGKETGEKTGKPVLEPKAPGTPVTGQTSGAGTPALVGTAEGSYAPGWTVQQTTEVAAGTGRGLQGVNCTAPDTEFWFPGASTASGRTDYVHLTNPDDSAAVVDIELYGKDGALKSTLGEGITVPPHASESLLLSTLSDVEQTDVTVHVGVRSGRVGAAVQALDDKTGGDWLPAAADPASSLVLPGIPKDATAVRLVLFTPGGTDADLKVRLASPSGPITPAGHETVHVNAGMTTGVDLGEITRGEAGSLVLTPTGGSVPVVAAVRVVRGKGGEQESAFIPAADPVGARATAADNRAKSTTLSLAATTEAAKVRITASAGTKGGTPASETYTIKGGTTQNVEAPVPAGLEGTYALTVETVSGGPVHASRTLTGQDDDVASFTVQTLSDDRGTVSVPNADEDLSVLQR; translated from the coding sequence GTGAAGCGCACCACCCTGTCCCTGTTCGCCGGCGTGACCGCGCTCGCCGCGATCACCGGATTCGCGGCCGTGTCCACACCGGAGGCCACCGGCGCGGACACCTCCCAGCCGGCCGCGCGGCTGCCCGTGGAGCGCACCAGCCTGCTGTGCCCGGCGCCCAGCACCTCCGACCTCGCCGAGACGACGTACACGTCCTTCACGCCCGTCACGAAGGGCGCCGAGGAGAAGGGCGGGGCCGCTCTGGCGGCCGGCACCGCCAAGGGCGGGAAGGAGACCGGTGAGAAGACCGGGAAGCCCGTCCTGGAGCCCAAGGCGCCCGGCACACCGGTCACCGGCCAGACCTCCGGCGCCGGCACGCCGGCGCTGGTGGGCACCGCGGAGGGCAGTTACGCGCCCGGCTGGACGGTGCAGCAGACCACGGAGGTGGCCGCCGGGACGGGCCGGGGGCTGCAGGGCGTCAACTGCACCGCCCCGGACACGGAGTTCTGGTTCCCGGGGGCCAGCACCGCCAGTGGCCGCACCGACTACGTGCACCTGACGAACCCCGACGACTCGGCGGCAGTCGTCGACATCGAGCTCTACGGCAAGGACGGAGCCCTGAAGTCCACCCTGGGGGAGGGCATCACCGTGCCGCCGCACGCCAGTGAGTCCCTCCTGCTGTCCACGCTCAGCGACGTGGAGCAGACCGACGTCACCGTGCACGTCGGCGTGCGCAGCGGACGGGTCGGGGCCGCGGTGCAGGCCCTGGACGACAAGACCGGCGGCGACTGGCTGCCCGCGGCCGCGGACCCGGCGAGCAGCCTCGTACTGCCGGGCATCCCCAAGGACGCCACGGCCGTACGCCTGGTGCTCTTCACGCCCGGTGGCACCGATGCCGACCTGAAGGTGCGGCTCGCCTCGCCGTCCGGTCCGATCACGCCCGCGGGGCACGAGACGGTGCACGTCAACGCGGGCATGACGACGGGCGTCGACCTCGGCGAGATCACGCGCGGCGAGGCGGGCTCGCTGGTGCTGACGCCGACCGGCGGGTCCGTGCCGGTCGTGGCGGCGGTCCGGGTCGTGCGGGGCAAGGGCGGCGAACAGGAGTCGGCGTTCATTCCCGCCGCCGACCCGGTCGGCGCGCGCGCGACGGCCGCGGACAACCGGGCCAAGAGCACGACACTGTCCCTGGCCGCCACCACAGAGGCCGCGAAGGTCAGGATCACGGCGTCGGCCGGCACCAAGGGCGGTACGCCGGCGTCCGAGACGTACACGATCAAGGGCGGCACGACGCAGAACGTCGAGGCACCGGTCCCCGCCGGCCTCGAGGGCACCTACGCGCTGACGGTCGAGACCGTCTCGGGCGGCCCGGTCCACGCGTCCCGCACCCTGACCGGCCAGGACGACGACGTGGCGTCCTTCACCGTCCAGACCCTCTCCGACGACCGGGGAACGGTCTCGGTACCGAACGCGGACGAGGACCTGTCGGTACTGCAGAGGTAG
- a CDS encoding metallopeptidase family protein, with product MDNPLTPRAAGRPGPRRRDRHGRGMRGPIAPPQVPLAASRGEVFADLVQDSVERLERRWPQLADIDFLVLDVPRLEGAAGAGEAWDDEAVPLGGTVPSRDGRRGRVVVYRRPVEIRTKGRDERAALVHEVVVEQVAELLGLTPETVDPRYGED from the coding sequence ATGGACAACCCCCTGACGCCCCGTGCCGCGGGCCGCCCAGGCCCCCGCCGTCGTGATCGCCACGGCCGGGGCATGCGCGGCCCGATCGCACCCCCGCAGGTACCGCTCGCCGCGAGCCGCGGCGAGGTGTTCGCGGACCTGGTGCAGGACTCGGTGGAGCGCCTGGAGCGGCGGTGGCCGCAGCTCGCCGACATCGATTTCCTCGTCCTGGACGTGCCGAGGCTGGAGGGGGCCGCCGGCGCCGGGGAGGCGTGGGACGACGAGGCGGTGCCGCTCGGGGGGACGGTGCCCTCGCGGGACGGGCGGCGGGGGCGGGTGGTCGTGTACCGGCGGCCGGTCGAGATCCGGACGAAGGGGCGGGACGAGCGGGCCGCGCTCGTGCACGAGGTCGTCGTCGAGCAGGTGGCGGAGTTGCTGGGGCTGACGCCGGAGACGGTGGATCCCCGGTACGGGGAGGACTGA
- a CDS encoding DUF3499 domain-containing protein codes for MESLRGPLKSAVPSNIVSPVRRCSRTACGRPAVATLTYVYADSTAVLGPLATYAEPHCYDLCAEHSERLTAPRGWEVVRLLDGSAPARPSGDDLEALANAVREAARPQDRAAEAGGGRRTADPMEVARRGHLRVLRSPDN; via the coding sequence GTGGAGAGTCTTCGCGGCCCGCTCAAGAGTGCGGTACCGTCCAACATCGTGAGCCCTGTACGTCGCTGTTCGCGCACCGCCTGCGGCCGTCCCGCCGTCGCGACGCTGACGTACGTCTACGCCGACTCGACCGCGGTCCTCGGCCCGCTCGCCACCTACGCCGAACCCCACTGCTACGACCTGTGCGCCGAGCACTCCGAGCGCCTCACCGCCCCGCGCGGCTGGGAGGTCGTCCGCCTTCTCGACGGCTCGGCACCGGCCCGCCCCAGCGGCGACGACCTGGAAGCGCTCGCCAACGCGGTCCGCGAGGCGGCCCGCCCCCAGGACCGGGCGGCCGAGGCCGGTGGCGGTCGGCGGACGGCCGACCCCATGGAGGTCGCGCGCCGCGGTCACCTGCGCGTCCTGCGCTCGCCGGACAACTGA
- a CDS encoding L-lactate permease, which yields MYVQELEPVAGSLGLSALVAALPLVIVLVLLGGVRMKAHLAGLTGLLAAVLVAWLAYGMPLDQTASSAVQGAVFGIFPILWIVVNALWVYRMTVRTRHFDILRRSFGRLSDDPRIQALVVAFCFGALLEALAGFGAPVAICSVMLVALGFDPVRAAVVSLVANTAPVAFGAMGTPVVTLAQVTGLPLDDVASVVGRQTPLLALVVPLLLVGLVDGRRGLRETWVPAMACGVAFAVAQFVASNYVSAQLADIAAALLGAGALVAVPRSRRPAAEPVRASVLTGVRSEELDEPDPGREVLRAYAPYALIVAVFSVAQIPAVKDWLARATQTYDWPFLDVTGPGGNPVGGNVLSLPVVSTGGTLVLFAGLATAVVLGVHARVAVKEWLATVHELRFAILTVTSVLALAYVMNLSGQAATIGHFVAAAGAGLAFLSPVLGWFGVAVSGSDTSANALFGALQVTAARESGLSPELLAAANSSGGVLGKMISPQNLTIACAAVGLAGREGDLLRKVLPWSLGLLLVMCLIVVGQSTVVLGWMLP from the coding sequence GTGTACGTCCAGGAACTGGAACCCGTCGCCGGTTCACTCGGCCTGTCCGCCCTGGTGGCGGCCCTGCCCCTGGTGATCGTCCTCGTCCTGCTGGGCGGCGTCCGTATGAAGGCGCACCTGGCGGGCCTCACTGGCCTCCTGGCGGCCGTACTCGTCGCCTGGCTCGCCTACGGCATGCCGCTGGACCAGACGGCCTCCAGCGCCGTCCAGGGCGCCGTGTTCGGGATCTTCCCCATCCTGTGGATCGTCGTGAACGCCCTGTGGGTCTACCGGATGACCGTCCGCACCCGGCACTTCGACATCCTGCGCCGCTCCTTCGGGCGGCTGTCCGACGACCCGCGCATCCAGGCCCTCGTCGTCGCCTTCTGCTTCGGCGCCCTGCTGGAGGCCCTCGCCGGGTTCGGGGCGCCCGTCGCGATCTGCTCGGTCATGCTCGTGGCCCTCGGCTTCGACCCGGTGCGCGCGGCGGTCGTGTCGCTGGTCGCCAACACCGCACCGGTCGCCTTCGGCGCGATGGGCACCCCCGTGGTGACGCTGGCCCAGGTCACCGGGCTGCCGCTGGACGACGTCGCCTCCGTGGTGGGCCGCCAGACGCCCCTGCTGGCCCTCGTCGTCCCGCTGCTGCTGGTCGGGCTCGTCGACGGGCGGCGCGGGCTGCGCGAGACCTGGGTGCCCGCGATGGCCTGCGGCGTCGCCTTCGCCGTCGCCCAGTTCGTCGCCTCCAACTACGTCTCCGCCCAGCTCGCCGACATCGCCGCCGCACTCCTGGGCGCCGGTGCCCTGGTCGCCGTACCGCGGTCCCGCAGGCCCGCCGCCGAGCCCGTACGGGCGTCCGTGCTGACCGGCGTACGCAGCGAGGAACTGGACGAGCCGGACCCCGGCCGGGAGGTCCTGCGCGCGTACGCGCCGTACGCGCTGATCGTCGCCGTCTTCTCCGTGGCGCAGATCCCGGCGGTCAAGGACTGGCTGGCCCGGGCGACCCAGACGTACGACTGGCCGTTCCTGGACGTCACCGGCCCCGGGGGGAACCCGGTCGGCGGCAACGTCCTCTCCCTGCCGGTCGTCTCCACCGGCGGCACGCTCGTGCTGTTCGCCGGCCTGGCCACGGCCGTCGTCCTCGGCGTGCACGCGCGCGTGGCGGTCAAGGAGTGGCTCGCGACGGTGCACGAACTGCGGTTCGCGATCCTCACCGTGACCTCCGTGCTGGCCCTCGCCTACGTCATGAACCTCTCCGGACAGGCCGCCACCATCGGCCACTTCGTCGCGGCGGCCGGCGCCGGACTCGCGTTCCTGTCGCCCGTGCTCGGCTGGTTCGGCGTCGCCGTCTCCGGCTCCGACACCTCGGCCAACGCGCTCTTCGGCGCCCTCCAGGTGACCGCCGCGCGGGAGTCGGGCCTGTCGCCCGAGCTGCTCGCCGCAGCCAACAGCTCGGGCGGCGTCCTCGGCAAGATGATCTCCCCGCAGAACCTCACCATCGCCTGCGCGGCCGTCGGACTCGCGGGCCGCGAGGGCGACCTGCTGCGCAAGGTGCTGCCCTGGAGCCTGGGCCTGCTGCTGGTGATGTGCCTGATCGTCGTCGGGCAGTCCACGGTGGTCCTGGGCTGGATGCTGCCCTGA
- a CDS encoding phosphomannomutase/phosphoglucomutase codes for MAADLSQIVKAYDVRGVVPDQWDESLAELFGAAFVQLTGAGAIVTGHDMRPSSPGLSGAFARGAAARGADVTEIGLCSTDQLYYASGALDLPGAMFTASHNPARYNGIKLCRAGAAPVGQDTGLAEIRGLVERWSASGAPEPSPRPGTLTRRDTLADYAAHLRSLVDLGTIRPLKVVVDAGNGMGGHTVPSVFAGLPLDLVPMYFELDGTFPNHEANPLDPANLVDLQRRVREEGADLGLAFDGDADRCFVVDQNGDPVSPSAVTALVAARELARNGGKGTVIHNLITSWSVPEVVKENGGTPARTRVGHSFIKAEMARTGAIFGGEHSAHYYFRDFWNADTGMLAALHVLAALGGQQGPLSDLVAQYDRYAGSGEINSTVADQAARLAAVRAAYEGRDDVTLDELDGLTVTAADWWFNVRPSNTEPLLRLNAEARDEATMTKVRDEALAIIRA; via the coding sequence GTGGCTGCTGATCTGTCGCAGATCGTGAAGGCGTACGACGTACGCGGTGTGGTCCCGGACCAGTGGGACGAGTCGCTGGCCGAGCTGTTCGGCGCGGCCTTCGTCCAACTGACCGGCGCGGGCGCCATCGTGACCGGTCACGACATGCGGCCCTCGTCCCCCGGCCTGTCCGGCGCCTTCGCGCGCGGAGCGGCGGCCCGCGGCGCCGACGTCACCGAGATCGGCCTGTGCTCCACCGACCAGCTCTACTACGCCTCCGGCGCGCTCGACCTGCCGGGCGCCATGTTCACGGCCTCGCACAACCCGGCCCGGTACAACGGCATCAAGCTGTGCCGTGCGGGCGCCGCCCCCGTCGGCCAGGACACTGGCCTCGCCGAGATCCGCGGGCTGGTGGAGCGGTGGAGCGCCTCCGGCGCCCCGGAGCCCTCGCCCCGGCCGGGCACCCTCACCCGGCGCGACACGCTCGCCGACTACGCGGCCCACCTGCGCTCCCTCGTCGACCTCGGCACCATCCGCCCCCTCAAGGTCGTCGTCGACGCGGGCAACGGCATGGGCGGCCACACCGTTCCCTCGGTCTTCGCCGGCCTGCCCCTCGACCTCGTGCCGATGTACTTCGAACTGGACGGCACCTTCCCCAACCACGAGGCCAACCCGCTCGACCCGGCCAACCTCGTCGACCTGCAACGACGCGTCCGCGAGGAGGGCGCCGACCTCGGCCTCGCCTTCGACGGCGACGCCGACCGCTGCTTCGTCGTCGACCAGAACGGCGACCCGGTCTCCCCGTCCGCCGTCACCGCGCTCGTGGCCGCCCGCGAACTCGCCCGCAACGGCGGCAAGGGCACGGTCATCCACAACCTGATCACCTCCTGGTCCGTGCCGGAGGTCGTGAAGGAGAACGGCGGCACCCCGGCACGCACGCGCGTGGGCCACTCCTTCATCAAGGCCGAGATGGCCCGGACCGGCGCCATCTTCGGCGGCGAGCACTCCGCGCACTACTACTTCCGCGACTTCTGGAACGCCGACACCGGCATGCTGGCCGCCCTCCACGTCCTCGCCGCCCTCGGCGGCCAGCAGGGCCCGCTGTCCGACCTGGTCGCCCAGTACGACCGCTACGCCGGCTCCGGCGAGATCAACTCCACCGTCGCCGACCAGGCGGCCCGCCTCGCCGCCGTCCGGGCCGCGTACGAGGGCCGCGACGACGTCACCCTGGACGAGCTGGACGGCCTCACCGTCACGGCGGCCGACTGGTGGTTCAACGTCCGCCCCTCCAACACCGAGCCGCTGCTGCGCCTGAACGCGGAGGCGCGGGACGAGGCGACGATGACGAAGGTGCGGGACGAGGCACTGGCGATCATCCGGGCGTGA
- a CDS encoding Trm112 family protein → MPLEAGLLEILACPACHSPLEEQDTELVCTGQDCGLAYPVRDDIPVLLVDEARRPE, encoded by the coding sequence ATGCCGCTCGAAGCCGGCCTCCTGGAGATCCTCGCCTGCCCGGCCTGCCACTCCCCCCTCGAGGAGCAGGACACCGAGCTGGTCTGCACCGGTCAGGACTGCGGCCTGGCGTACCCGGTCCGCGACGACATCCCCGTCCTCCTCGTCGACGAGGCCCGCCGCCCCGAGTGA
- a CDS encoding SIS domain-containing protein, which produces MLDESLLDAPERLTEADRRGLLRGAAEAGARVRTAARHAAEAGVPSLKPDGRPRAVLIAGPGAAATQAADLLGTLAGAGSPVTRLAPTGVAPAAGALRWELPGWAGSVDLLLIATPDGTEPGLALLAEQAYRRGCTVVAVAPARSPLSESVNTSHGLFIPMATAPYDHDEPLAGAAPGVLWALLTPLLALLDRTALLDAPPEAIEKVADRLDLIAERCGPAIVTYSNPAKTLAAELADSLPVVWTEGTSAGPAGRRFAAALAELSGTPAVVAELPEALAAHGALLAGRLAAGADPDDFFRDRVEEAPALHARVVLLRDRPSGGLTAAPGARDLALGHDTPVSELEPEAGGELETLAELIAITDFAAVYLALASGA; this is translated from the coding sequence ATGCTCGACGAATCGCTGCTCGACGCCCCGGAGCGCCTCACCGAGGCAGACCGCCGCGGCCTGCTGCGCGGCGCCGCCGAGGCCGGCGCCCGCGTACGCACCGCCGCCCGGCACGCAGCCGAGGCAGGCGTCCCCAGCCTCAAGCCGGACGGGCGACCGCGCGCCGTCCTGATCGCCGGCCCCGGTGCCGCCGCGACCCAGGCCGCCGACCTCCTCGGCACCCTCGCCGGCGCCGGCAGCCCCGTCACCCGCCTCGCCCCCACCGGCGTCGCCCCGGCCGCGGGCGCCCTGCGCTGGGAACTGCCCGGCTGGGCCGGCTCCGTCGACCTCCTGCTGATCGCCACCCCCGACGGCACCGAGCCGGGCCTCGCCCTGCTCGCCGAACAGGCCTACCGCCGGGGCTGCACGGTGGTCGCCGTCGCTCCCGCCCGTTCCCCGCTCAGCGAGTCGGTGAACACCTCGCACGGCCTGTTCATCCCGATGGCGACCGCCCCCTACGACCACGACGAGCCCCTCGCCGGCGCCGCCCCCGGCGTCCTGTGGGCGCTGCTCACCCCGCTCCTCGCGCTGCTGGACCGCACCGCCCTGCTCGACGCGCCGCCCGAGGCCATCGAGAAGGTCGCCGACCGCCTCGACCTCATCGCCGAGCGCTGCGGGCCCGCCATCGTGACCTACAGCAACCCGGCCAAGACCCTGGCGGCCGAACTGGCCGACTCCCTGCCGGTCGTCTGGACCGAGGGCACCTCGGCCGGACCGGCCGGCCGGCGCTTCGCCGCCGCGCTCGCCGAACTGTCCGGCACTCCGGCCGTCGTCGCCGAACTGCCCGAGGCACTCGCCGCGCACGGTGCCCTGCTCGCCGGCCGTCTCGCCGCGGGCGCCGACCCCGACGACTTCTTCCGCGACCGCGTCGAGGAGGCACCCGCCCTGCACGCGCGCGTGGTGCTCCTCCGCGACCGCCCCAGCGGCGGCCTCACCGCCGCCCCGGGCGCCCGTGACCTGGCGCTCGGCCACGACACGCCGGTCAGCGAGCTGGAACCGGAAGCCGGCGGTGAACTGGAAACCCTCGCGGAACTGATCGCCATCACGGATTTCGCCGCCGTTTACCTGGCGCTCGCCTCGGGCGCCTGA
- the manA gene encoding mannose-6-phosphate isomerase, class I, with protein MDRLDNTVRPYAWGSTTAIPRLLGTEPTGEPQAEMWLGAHPGAPSRTGRGTLADVVDADPGKELGAASVARFGPRLPFLLKLLAAGAPLSLQVHPDLSQARQGYEDEERRGVPLDAPHRNYKDANHKPELICALTEFDGLCGFRAPAGTADLLDGLGIASLKPYVDLLRAHPEDAALREVLTAVLTADPEEMSRTVTETAAACERLGGAYAPYAGIAHHYPGDPGVLAAMLLNHVRLQPGEALYLGAGIPHAYLDGLGVEIMANSDNVLRCGLTPKHVDVPELLRVVRFEAGDPGVLRPEASPDGEEVYDTPIDEFRLSRYVLPEGTGVHDLTLPTPQILLCTAGAVRAGEHGLTPGHSVFVPADDRAEVSGSGTLFRATVRV; from the coding sequence ATGGACCGCCTCGACAACACCGTCCGCCCCTACGCCTGGGGTTCCACCACCGCGATCCCGCGCCTGCTGGGGACCGAGCCGACCGGCGAACCGCAGGCGGAGATGTGGCTGGGAGCCCATCCCGGCGCCCCCTCCCGCACCGGCCGGGGCACCCTCGCCGACGTCGTCGACGCCGACCCCGGGAAGGAACTGGGCGCGGCCTCCGTGGCCAGGTTCGGCCCCCGGCTGCCCTTCCTCCTCAAGCTCCTCGCCGCCGGCGCCCCGCTCTCCCTCCAGGTCCACCCCGACCTGTCCCAGGCCCGGCAGGGCTACGAGGACGAGGAGCGCCGCGGTGTCCCCCTGGACGCCCCGCACCGCAACTACAAGGATGCCAACCACAAGCCCGAACTGATCTGCGCCCTCACCGAGTTCGACGGCCTGTGCGGCTTCCGCGCCCCCGCCGGGACGGCCGACCTCCTCGACGGCCTGGGCATCGCCTCCCTCAAGCCCTACGTCGACCTGCTGCGCGCACACCCCGAGGACGCCGCCCTGCGCGAGGTCCTCACCGCGGTCCTCACGGCCGACCCCGAGGAGATGTCCCGCACGGTCACCGAGACCGCGGCCGCCTGCGAGCGCCTCGGCGGCGCCTACGCGCCCTACGCCGGCATCGCCCACCACTACCCGGGCGACCCCGGCGTCCTCGCCGCGATGCTGCTCAACCACGTCCGCCTCCAGCCCGGCGAGGCCCTGTACCTCGGCGCCGGCATCCCGCACGCCTACCTCGACGGCCTCGGCGTCGAGATCATGGCCAACTCCGACAACGTCCTGCGCTGCGGCCTGACCCCCAAGCACGTCGACGTCCCCGAACTGCTGCGCGTCGTCCGCTTCGAGGCCGGCGACCCGGGCGTCCTCCGCCCGGAGGCGTCCCCCGACGGCGAAGAGGTCTACGACACCCCGATCGACGAGTTCCGCCTGTCCCGGTACGTCCTTCCCGAAGGCACCGGCGTCCACGACCTCACCCTGCCCACCCCGCAGATCCTGCTCTGCACGGCCGGCGCCGTACGCGCGGGCGAACACGGACTGACCCCCGGCCACTCCGTCTTCGTACCGGCGGACGACAGGGCGGAAGTGTCCGGGAGCGGCACGCTCTTCCGGGCCACCGTGCGCGTGTGA
- a CDS encoding cation diffusion facilitator family transporter produces the protein MSASGGTKAIVAALLANLSIAVAKFVAFIFSGSSSMLAESVHSLADSGNQGLLLLGGKRAKREATPQHPFGYGRERYIYAFLVSIVLFSVGGMFALYEGYEKIKHPHEIEHWYWPVGVLVFAIIAETFSFRTAIKESNTLRGKKSWKEFVRHAKAPELPVVLLEDLGALVGLILALGGVSLALLTGDGVWDGIGTLCIGVLLIVIALVLAVETKSLLLGEAAGIEAVQQIEAAIVAGDTVTGVIHMRTLHIGPEELLVAAKIAVRHDGTATEIASAIDAAEVRIREAVPIARVIYLEPDIYSESEATKGPDREATPGGPATPPAAH, from the coding sequence ATGAGCGCGTCAGGCGGAACCAAGGCGATCGTGGCGGCACTGCTCGCCAACCTCTCGATCGCGGTAGCGAAATTCGTGGCGTTCATCTTCAGCGGATCGTCGTCGATGCTCGCGGAGTCCGTGCACTCCCTCGCCGACTCCGGCAACCAGGGACTCCTGCTCCTCGGCGGCAAGCGCGCCAAGCGCGAGGCCACCCCTCAGCACCCGTTCGGCTACGGCCGCGAGCGCTACATCTACGCCTTCCTCGTCTCCATCGTGCTCTTCTCGGTCGGCGGCATGTTCGCCCTCTACGAGGGCTACGAGAAGATCAAGCACCCGCACGAGATCGAGCACTGGTACTGGCCCGTGGGCGTCCTGGTCTTCGCGATCATCGCCGAGACCTTCTCCTTCCGGACCGCCATCAAGGAGTCCAACACCCTGCGCGGGAAGAAGTCCTGGAAGGAGTTCGTCCGCCACGCCAAGGCCCCCGAACTGCCGGTCGTCCTCCTGGAGGACCTCGGCGCACTCGTCGGCCTGATCCTCGCCCTTGGAGGCGTCAGCCTGGCCCTGCTCACCGGTGACGGCGTCTGGGACGGCATCGGCACCCTGTGCATCGGCGTGCTGCTCATCGTGATCGCGCTGGTCCTGGCCGTCGAGACCAAGTCCCTGCTGCTCGGCGAGGCCGCGGGCATCGAGGCGGTCCAGCAGATCGAGGCCGCGATCGTCGCCGGCGACACGGTCACCGGCGTCATCCACATGCGCACGCTCCACATCGGCCCCGAGGAGCTGCTCGTCGCCGCCAAGATCGCCGTCCGGCACGACGGCACGGCCACCGAGATCGCCTCCGCCATCGACGCCGCCGAGGTCCGTATCCGCGAGGCCGTCCCGATCGCCCGGGTCATCTACCTGGAGCCGGACATCTACAGCGAGTCCGAGGCGACCAAGGGCCCGGACCGCGAGGCGACCCCCGGCGGCCCGGCCACACCCCCTGCCGCCCACTGA
- the ahcY gene encoding adenosylhomocysteinase gives MTTVDNRQDFKVADLSLAAFGRKEITLAEHEMPGLMAIRKEYAEAQPLAGARVTGSLHMTVQTAVLIETLVALGAEVRWASCNIFSTQDHAAAAIAVGPNGTPDNPQGVPVFAWKGESLEEYWWCTEQALTWPNTPTGGPNMILDDGGDATLLVHKGVEYEKDGKVPSVDTAESDEHRVILELLTRTVSESPQKWTQLASEIRGVTEETTTGVHRLYEMHRDGTLLFPAINVNDAVTKSKFDNKYGCRHSLIDGINRATDVLIGGKTAVVCGYGDVGKGCAESLRGQGARVIITEIDPICALQAAMDGYQVTTLDEVVDKADIFVTTTGNKDIIMAADMAKMKHQAIIGNIGHFDNEIDMAGLAKIPGIVKDEVKPQVHTWTFPDGKVLIVLSEGRLLNLGNATGHPSFVMSNSFADQTLAQIELFTKPDEYPTDVYVLPKHLDEKVARLHLDALGVKLTTLRPEQADYIGVKVEGPYKADHYRY, from the coding sequence ATGACGACTGTCGACAACCGACAGGACTTCAAGGTCGCCGACCTCTCCCTGGCCGCGTTCGGCCGCAAGGAGATCACCCTCGCCGAGCACGAGATGCCGGGCCTGATGGCGATCCGCAAGGAGTACGCCGAGGCCCAGCCGCTCGCCGGCGCCCGCGTCACCGGCTCCCTGCACATGACCGTGCAGACCGCCGTACTCATCGAGACCCTCGTCGCCCTGGGCGCCGAGGTCCGCTGGGCCTCCTGCAACATCTTCTCCACCCAGGACCACGCCGCGGCCGCCATCGCCGTCGGCCCGAACGGCACGCCCGACAACCCGCAGGGCGTCCCGGTCTTCGCCTGGAAGGGCGAGTCGCTCGAAGAGTACTGGTGGTGCACGGAGCAGGCGCTGACCTGGCCGAACACCCCCACCGGCGGCCCGAACATGATCCTGGACGACGGTGGTGACGCCACCCTCCTCGTCCACAAGGGCGTCGAGTACGAGAAGGACGGCAAGGTCCCCTCGGTCGACACCGCCGAGTCCGACGAGCACCGCGTCATCCTCGAACTCCTCACCCGCACGGTGAGCGAGAGCCCGCAGAAGTGGACCCAACTGGCGTCCGAGATCCGCGGCGTCACCGAGGAGACGACGACCGGCGTCCACCGCCTGTACGAGATGCACCGCGACGGCACCCTGCTGTTCCCGGCGATCAACGTCAACGACGCGGTGACCAAGTCGAAGTTCGACAACAAGTACGGCTGCCGCCACTCCCTGATCGACGGCATCAACCGCGCCACCGACGTCCTGATCGGCGGCAAGACCGCCGTCGTCTGTGGCTACGGCGACGTGGGCAAGGGCTGCGCGGAGTCCCTGCGCGGTCAGGGCGCCCGGGTGATCATCACCGAGATCGACCCGATCTGCGCCCTGCAGGCGGCGATGGACGGCTACCAGGTCACGACGCTTGACGAGGTCGTCGACAAGGCCGACATCTTCGTCACCACGACGGGCAACAAGGACATCATCATGGCCGCGGACATGGCCAAGATGAAGCACCAGGCGATCATCGGCAACATCGGCCACTTCGACAACGAGATCGACATGGCCGGCCTCGCGAAGATCCCCGGCATCGTCAAGGACGAGGTCAAGCCGCAGGTCCACACCTGGACCTTCCCCGACGGCAAGGTCCTCATCGTGCTGTCCGAGGGCCGCCTGCTGAACCTGGGCAACGCGACCGGTCACCCGTCGTTCGTGATGTCCAACTCGTTCGCGGACCAGACCCTGGCCCAGATCGAGCTGTTCACCAAGCCCGACGAGTACCCGACCGACGTCTACGTGCTGCCCAAGCACCTCGACGAGAAGGTCGCCCGTCTCCACCTCGACGCCCTCGGCGTCAAGCTGACCACGCTCCGCCCGGAGCAGGCCGACTACATCGGCGTCAAGGTCGAGGGCCCGTACAAGGCTGACCACTACCGCTACTGA